Proteins from a genomic interval of Nocardia sp. BMG51109:
- the glpD gene encoding glycerol-3-phosphate dehydrogenase, with translation MTEKTQPHEQSAGELGPAQRADSWERLGKDHFDMVVIGGGVVGAGIALDAATRGLEVALVEARDLASGTSSRSSKMFHGGLRYLEQLEFGLVREALHERELSLKTLAPHLVKPLRFLYPLTHRIWERPYVASGLVLYDTMGGAKSVPGQHHVTRSGALRLAPGVRRSALIGGVTYYDTVVDDARHTMTVARTAAHYGAVVRTSTQVVGFLREADRVVGVKVRDSEDGRTTEVRGHVVVNATGVWTDEIQALSHLRGRFHVRASKGVHIVVPRDRIASDTALILRTPTSVLFVIPWGSNHWVIGTTDSDWNLDLAHPAATEADIEYLLARVNEVLVTPLTHDDIQGVYAGLRPLLAGESDETSKLSREHAVARIAPGLVAIAGGKYTTYRVMAYDAVDAAAQDIPQRVSPTVTDKVPLLGADGYFALLNQTQHLAETYNVHPYRVEHLLNRYGSLITRVLDLASGAPELLQPITAAPTYLRVEAVYAAAAEGALHLDDVLARRTRISIEYSHRGVDCADEVARLMAPVLGWKESEITREVDTYNARVDAEIRSQTQPDDAAADALRAAAPEPRPEILEPVPSEG, from the coding sequence ATGACGGAGAAGACGCAACCGCACGAGCAATCCGCCGGTGAGCTGGGGCCCGCGCAGCGCGCGGACTCCTGGGAGCGGCTCGGCAAGGACCACTTCGACATGGTGGTGATCGGCGGCGGCGTGGTCGGCGCGGGCATCGCGCTGGACGCGGCCACCCGGGGCCTGGAGGTCGCGCTGGTGGAGGCCCGCGATCTGGCGTCGGGGACCTCGAGCCGGTCGTCGAAGATGTTCCACGGCGGGCTGCGCTACCTCGAGCAGCTGGAGTTCGGGCTGGTGCGCGAGGCGTTGCACGAGCGCGAGCTGAGCCTGAAAACCCTTGCGCCGCATCTGGTGAAGCCGCTGCGTTTCCTCTATCCGCTCACCCACCGGATCTGGGAGCGGCCGTACGTCGCCTCCGGCCTGGTCCTGTACGACACCATGGGCGGCGCGAAATCCGTTCCCGGACAACATCATGTGACTCGGTCGGGTGCGCTGCGACTGGCCCCCGGCGTGCGGCGCAGCGCGCTGATCGGCGGCGTCACCTATTACGACACCGTCGTCGATGACGCCCGCCACACCATGACCGTGGCCCGCACCGCCGCCCACTACGGCGCGGTGGTGCGCACCTCCACCCAGGTGGTCGGTTTTCTGCGGGAGGCCGACCGGGTGGTCGGGGTGAAGGTGCGCGACAGCGAGGACGGCCGCACCACCGAGGTGCGCGGACATGTCGTCGTCAACGCCACCGGCGTGTGGACCGACGAGATCCAGGCGCTGTCGCACCTGCGCGGCCGCTTCCACGTCCGCGCCTCCAAGGGCGTGCACATCGTCGTCCCGCGCGACCGCATCGCCAGCGACACCGCGCTGATCCTGCGCACCCCGACCTCGGTGCTGTTCGTCATCCCGTGGGGGAGTAACCACTGGGTCATCGGAACCACCGACAGCGACTGGAACCTCGATCTCGCCCACCCGGCGGCGACCGAGGCCGATATCGAGTACCTGCTGGCCCGGGTGAACGAGGTGCTGGTCACGCCGCTGACACACGACGACATCCAGGGCGTGTACGCGGGCCTGCGGCCGCTGCTGGCGGGGGAGAGCGACGAGACGTCGAAGCTGTCGCGCGAGCACGCGGTCGCGCGCATCGCCCCCGGGCTGGTAGCCATCGCGGGCGGCAAGTACACCACCTACCGGGTGATGGCCTACGACGCGGTAGACGCCGCGGCACAAGATATTCCGCAGCGCGTCTCGCCCACCGTGACCGACAAGGTGCCGCTGCTGGGCGCCGACGGCTACTTCGCGCTGCTGAATCAGACCCAGCACCTGGCCGAAACCTACAATGTGCATCCCTATCGGGTCGAACATCTGCTCAATCGCTACGGTTCGCTGATCACCAGGGTCCTCGACCTCGCCTCGGGCGCACCGGAACTGCTGCAACCGATCACGGCGGCGCCCACGTACCTGAGGGTCGAGGCGGTGTACGCGGCCGCCGCGGAGGGCGCGCTGCACCTGGACGATGTCCTGGCCCGCCGCACCCGCATCTCCATCGAGTATTCGCACCGCGGGGTCGACTGCGCCGACGAGGTGGCGCGCCTGATGGCGCCGGTGCTGGGCTGGAAGGAATCCGAGATCACCCGGGAGGTCGACACCTACAACGCGCGGGTCGACGCGGAGATCCGCTCGCAGACCCAGCCCGACGATGCCGCGGCCGACGCGCTGCGGGCGGCGGCGCCGGAACCGCGCCCCGAGATCCTGGAGCCGGTACCGTCCGAAGGGTGA